One window of Cryptobacterium curtum DSM 15641 genomic DNA carries:
- the pyrF gene encoding orotidine-5'-phosphate decarboxylase, translated as MLIPWQNAPARERIIVALDCEKDRALELADILAGHARWLKVGMTLFYALGPSIIHDLKERGFNIFLDLKFHDIPHQVFGAAASATHAGADMLTMHTLGGEEMMRAAVQGANKAAAEGGSEPPVMLGITVLTSMNQAALSSLNIALPIADQVQAMARLAYTAQAHGVVASPQEASALRVLLGPDAYIVTPGVRPRGSALDDQSRVADPASAIAQGASHLVIGRPITQASDPVAAFEEIVSSLE; from the coding sequence ATGCTAATTCCATGGCAAAACGCACCAGCACGTGAGCGCATTATCGTGGCGCTTGATTGTGAAAAAGACCGCGCGCTTGAACTTGCCGATATACTTGCTGGTCACGCACGGTGGCTGAAAGTTGGCATGACGCTCTTTTATGCGCTTGGTCCTTCTATCATTCACGATTTAAAAGAACGTGGCTTCAATATATTTCTCGATCTGAAGTTCCATGATATTCCACATCAGGTGTTTGGTGCTGCGGCATCCGCTACGCATGCCGGTGCCGATATGTTGACCATGCATACCTTAGGCGGCGAAGAAATGATGCGCGCTGCGGTACAGGGTGCCAATAAGGCAGCTGCTGAAGGGGGGAGTGAACCTCCCGTCATGCTTGGCATTACGGTGCTTACGAGCATGAATCAAGCTGCTCTTTCATCGCTTAATATTGCTCTGCCGATTGCCGATCAAGTGCAAGCCATGGCGCGCTTGGCATATACCGCGCAGGCACACGGTGTGGTTGCGTCTCCCCAGGAAGCGTCAGCTCTGCGTGTACTACTTGGGCCCGATGCATATATTGTGACACCTGGTGTACGACCACGTGGATCGGCTCTCGACGATCAGAGCCGTGTGGCTGATCCAGCTTCTGCTATTGCTCAGGGCGCCTCGCATCTGGTTATTGGTCGCCCCATTACGCAGGCGAGCGATCCCGTTGCCGCATTTGAGGAAATTGTTTCGAGTTTGGAATAA
- a CDS encoding dihydroorotate dehydrogenase, with product MTAVNFAVNLGGLAMKNPVTVASGTYAAGREYHPFVSVDILGAVTTKGVSLSGWAGNDAPRIAETPSGMLNSIGLQNPGVAALRAGDLAWLAQYDVPVIVNVSGHSPQEYVQVIEALEEDDRVSAYEVNISCPNVDAGGMTFGTTCDGVETVVSGCRAVTNRPMIVKLSPNVTDIAEIARAAEAAGADAISLINTLLGMAIDADSRTPVLARVVGGLSGPAVKPVALRMVWEVSRAVSLPLLGMGGITNGTDAVEFMLAGATAVAVGTANFMNPFATQQVIDGIQAYCERQGVDDVNDLVGGLQC from the coding sequence ATGACAGCGGTTAATTTCGCGGTTAATCTCGGCGGCCTAGCGATGAAAAACCCCGTGACGGTTGCGTCGGGGACGTATGCGGCTGGTCGTGAATATCATCCGTTTGTATCCGTTGACATCCTTGGTGCGGTTACGACAAAGGGCGTATCCCTTTCAGGCTGGGCGGGAAATGATGCACCTCGTATTGCGGAAACTCCTTCCGGCATGCTTAATTCCATTGGATTGCAAAACCCCGGCGTTGCTGCTCTGCGTGCTGGCGATCTTGCCTGGCTGGCGCAGTATGACGTGCCGGTTATCGTGAATGTATCTGGTCATAGTCCGCAGGAATATGTGCAGGTTATTGAGGCGCTTGAAGAAGACGACCGGGTGAGTGCTTACGAGGTAAATATCAGTTGTCCGAATGTTGATGCAGGTGGTATGACGTTCGGGACGACGTGTGATGGCGTCGAAACGGTAGTGTCAGGCTGTCGTGCTGTAACCAATCGCCCGATGATCGTTAAGCTTTCTCCTAATGTGACGGATATTGCTGAAATCGCGCGTGCTGCAGAAGCGGCGGGCGCCGATGCTATTTCACTCATTAATACTCTGCTCGGTATGGCTATTGATGCAGACAGTCGCACGCCGGTTCTTGCCCGTGTGGTGGGTGGCTTGTCTGGTCCAGCCGTCAAGCCAGTGGCGCTGCGCATGGTGTGGGAAGTGAGCCGCGCTGTTTCACTGCCGCTGCTTGGTATGGGCGGTATCACCAATGGCACCGATGCGGTGGAATTCATGCTTGCTGGGGCAACAGCAGTAGCAGTCGGGACGGCAAATTTCATGAACCCCTTTGCAACACAGCAGGTGATAGATGGTATTCAAGCCTACTGCGAACGTCAGGGTGTTGACGATGTCAACGATTTAGTAGGGGGGTTGCAATGCTAA
- a CDS encoding dihydroorotate dehydrogenase electron transfer subunit, translated as MERAELVCETGRIIENSAVGPNLYVMRIESPRIAQTVQPGQFIHLRVPGMEGHILRRPFSIYDVVVPSGCLDVLYQERGFGSRHMTHLVANQLVDNIGPVGRGWSLPQDITRVLIVGGGVGAAPLLMQTRVLVSAGVVVDVVLGAQTKNTLVTLDRFEATGAHIHVATDDGSSGVAGFCTIPAAELLEAHHYDLVACCGPEPLMRRIADTAHQAGVYCEVSLERRMACGVGACLSCVVETSKGRQRACVDGPIFNAREVVWS; from the coding sequence ATGGAGAGAGCCGAACTCGTCTGTGAGACGGGTCGCATTATCGAGAACAGCGCGGTTGGTCCAAACCTGTATGTCATGCGTATCGAATCACCGCGCATTGCCCAAACAGTTCAACCGGGACAGTTTATCCACCTGCGCGTGCCGGGTATGGAGGGCCATATTCTGCGGCGACCTTTTTCGATTTACGATGTCGTTGTTCCGTCTGGCTGCCTTGATGTTCTCTATCAAGAGCGCGGGTTTGGTAGCCGCCATATGACACACCTTGTTGCAAACCAGCTGGTTGATAATATCGGGCCAGTTGGTCGGGGGTGGTCACTGCCACAAGACATCACGCGGGTGCTTATTGTGGGAGGCGGCGTGGGTGCCGCACCATTGCTTATGCAAACGCGAGTACTTGTGAGCGCTGGGGTAGTAGTTGATGTAGTGCTTGGCGCTCAAACAAAGAATACCCTTGTAACGCTTGATCGCTTTGAAGCAACGGGAGCACACATTCATGTTGCTACCGATGACGGTAGCTCTGGTGTGGCGGGATTCTGCACCATTCCTGCTGCTGAATTGCTCGAAGCTCATCACTATGATCTGGTTGCGTGCTGCGGACCTGAACCACTCATGCGCCGCATTGCCGATACAGCACATCAGGCAGGCGTTTATTGCGAAGTATCGCTTGAACGTCGCATGGCATGTGGTGTGGGCGCCTGCCTTTCCTGTGTGGTTGAAACATCGAAAGGAAGACAACGCGCCTGTGTTGATGGCCCTATCTTTAATGCACGTGAGGTGGTGTGGTCATGA
- a CDS encoding dihydroorotase, with the protein MALLLKGAHVVDPQVALDGVCDVRIEDGRIVEVGHDLATEGATVRDLSGKYLVPGLVDMHVHLREPGGEQKEDIASGTRAAVHGGFTAVCCMPNTEPAIDNGVAVEAVKGIAAREGACRVHVSGTLTHGRKGEIISEMGDMVKHGAVAFTDDGGSPQDAGIMRLVMDYAHQFGRAVMSHCQDTGLVGAGQINEGAASTRLGILGWPAAGEELQIARDIALCRLTGTHLHIQHITTARGVEEVRRAKAEGLPVTCEVTPHHLFLNEDALDETYNTNLKVNPPLRTQADNDALIAALANGTIDAIATDHAPHTDWEKDCEFEIAAFGMTGLETSLALVWTQLVETGVIDCSRMVEAMAIAPRRILQVEQVSIQPDSPADLTVFDPEANWTVTVEDFQSKAKNSGFIGAQLHGRATDVYVAGVAKMQDGKILV; encoded by the coding sequence ATGGCTTTACTGCTTAAAGGAGCGCATGTTGTTGATCCGCAGGTGGCGCTCGATGGCGTGTGTGATGTACGTATCGAAGACGGCCGTATTGTCGAGGTTGGCCACGACCTCGCGACAGAAGGTGCGACCGTACGTGACCTGTCAGGTAAGTATCTTGTCCCTGGCTTGGTAGATATGCATGTTCATTTACGCGAGCCCGGCGGCGAGCAGAAAGAAGATATTGCAAGCGGTACCCGTGCAGCAGTGCATGGTGGCTTTACGGCAGTTTGCTGTATGCCGAACACTGAACCAGCCATTGATAATGGGGTAGCGGTCGAAGCGGTTAAAGGTATTGCCGCCCGCGAAGGTGCTTGTCGCGTTCATGTTTCTGGCACTCTGACGCATGGTCGCAAGGGTGAGATCATTTCCGAAATGGGAGATATGGTCAAGCACGGTGCGGTGGCATTCACCGATGATGGGGGAAGTCCACAAGATGCGGGCATTATGCGCTTAGTCATGGATTATGCGCACCAGTTCGGGCGAGCAGTTATGTCGCACTGCCAAGATACTGGTCTCGTTGGAGCGGGACAAATCAACGAAGGTGCTGCGTCAACTCGCCTTGGTATTCTTGGCTGGCCCGCAGCGGGTGAAGAACTCCAGATCGCACGCGATATTGCCCTCTGTCGCCTTACCGGGACTCATCTGCACATTCAGCACATTACCACCGCGCGCGGTGTTGAAGAGGTGCGTCGGGCAAAAGCCGAAGGCCTGCCTGTTACGTGTGAAGTTACTCCACATCATCTGTTCTTGAATGAAGATGCGCTCGATGAAACGTACAACACAAATTTGAAGGTTAACCCGCCGCTACGCACACAGGCCGACAACGACGCGCTTATCGCGGCGCTTGCTAATGGCACGATTGATGCTATTGCTACCGACCATGCGCCCCATACCGATTGGGAAAAGGATTGCGAATTTGAGATTGCTGCTTTTGGCATGACCGGTCTTGAAACATCGCTCGCGCTTGTTTGGACCCAGCTTGTCGAAACGGGTGTTATCGATTGTTCTCGTATGGTGGAAGCGATGGCTATCGCCCCTCGCCGTATTCTTCAGGTTGAGCAAGTATCGATTCAGCCAGACAGTCCAGCTGACCTGACGGTTTTCGACCCTGAAGCCAATTGGACCGTCACGGTCGAAGACTTCCAGAGCAAGGCGAAAAACTCCGGTTTTATCGGCGCTCAGCTGCATGGTCGCGCAACTGATGTGTATGTTGCTGGCGTTGCCAAGATGCAGGACGGCAAAATTCTTGTCTAA